From the Chthoniobacterales bacterium genome, one window contains:
- a CDS encoding glycosyl hydrolase yields the protein MVLVRCAIVIALSASSVCGGQLIAPPPAGKLYQGLYFDEPQAGHDPTEHDVTAADVARFEETLGTKTTWIFFSNNWFESRTFPRETCDWIRGLGKIPYVRLMLRSDTEQDRPEKLFTLEKILGGQFDEDLKTWARDAKQFGSPVLVEWGTEPNGSWFSWNGKWNGGAKEGPARYVAAYRHIVDLMRAEGADNLQWVWHVNWLDQPEAKWNRFENYYPGDSHADWVALSAYGPLTPRAVDGTESFRFKMATAYPRLTKIAAGKPIVIAEFGCALHHRRVDASAWAKSALDDLFSGRWPAVIGFCWWNESWENDDVRKHNTDMNILHDAELTKVWREELAKHADKIQPVQIMGPSS from the coding sequence ATGGTTCTAGTCCGTTGCGCAATCGTAATTGCGTTGTCGGCGTCGTCGGTTTGCGGTGGGCAGCTCATCGCACCACCGCCGGCCGGCAAGCTCTATCAAGGGCTTTACTTCGACGAGCCGCAGGCAGGGCACGACCCGACGGAACATGACGTAACGGCCGCCGACGTGGCGCGCTTCGAGGAGACGCTCGGAACGAAAACGACTTGGATTTTCTTTTCCAATAATTGGTTTGAGTCGAGAACGTTTCCGCGGGAAACCTGCGATTGGATCCGGGGTCTGGGGAAAATCCCCTATGTGCGCCTGATGCTGCGCTCGGACACGGAACAGGATCGGCCGGAGAAGCTGTTTACCCTGGAAAAAATCCTTGGTGGGCAATTCGACGAAGATCTCAAAACGTGGGCGCGCGACGCGAAGCAATTCGGCTCGCCCGTCCTGGTGGAATGGGGAACGGAACCAAACGGAAGCTGGTTTTCGTGGAACGGGAAATGGAACGGTGGCGCAAAGGAAGGCCCGGCCCGATACGTGGCTGCCTATCGCCACATCGTCGACCTGATGCGGGCCGAAGGCGCCGACAATTTGCAATGGGTCTGGCACGTGAACTGGCTCGATCAGCCGGAAGCGAAATGGAACCGGTTCGAAAATTATTACCCGGGCGATTCGCACGCTGATTGGGTGGCGTTAAGCGCGTACGGTCCCCTGACTCCGCGGGCCGTCGACGGCACCGAGAGTTTTCGATTCAAGATGGCGACCGCATACCCTCGGCTGACAAAGATCGCGGCCGGAAAACCGATCGTGATCGCAGAATTCGGCTGCGCGCTCCATCATCGGAGAGTCGACGCGAGCGCGTGGGCGAAGAGTGCGCTCGACGATCTGTTCTCTGGTCGTTGGCCGGCCGTCATCGGTTTCTGCTGGTGGAACGAGTCGTGGGAGAATGATGACGTCCGGAAGCACAACACCGACATGAATATTTTGCATGACGCGGAGCTGACGAAAGTCTGGCGGGAGGAGCTTGCGAAACACGCGGACAAGATTCAGCCGGTGCAGATCATGGGACCATCATCGTAA
- a CDS encoding PA2169 family four-helix-bundle protein has translation MSQQKEIISTINDLIETLKDGQKGFREASEAVEDTRMKSIFSEFSLQRARFAGELQNEAISLGEHNPENTSSAAGAMHRAWINLKAAITSRDDHAILAECERGEDSAVNEFRKAMEGGELSAPIREIVSRQYAEVKRAHDRIKELRDATKK, from the coding sequence ATGAGTCAACAAAAGGAAATTATCTCCACGATCAATGATTTGATCGAGACGCTGAAAGACGGACAAAAGGGGTTTCGCGAAGCGTCGGAGGCGGTCGAAGACACCCGGATGAAGTCCATCTTCAGCGAGTTCTCCCTTCAGCGCGCCAGATTTGCGGGCGAACTGCAAAACGAAGCCATCAGCTTGGGCGAACATAATCCGGAGAACACGAGCAGTGCGGCCGGGGCCATGCATCGGGCCTGGATCAATTTGAAGGCCGCGATCACGAGCCGGGACGACCACGCGATCCTCGCGGAATGCGAGCGGGGCGAGGATTCGGCCGTAAATGAATTCAGGAAGGCGATGGAAGGGGGGGAGCTCTCTGCGCCGATCCGCGAGATCGTTTCCCGGCAATACGCCGAAGTGAAGCGGGCGCACGATCGAATCAAGGAGTTGCGCGACGCGACGAAGAAATAA
- a CDS encoding DUF5069 domain-containing protein: MNNDEKGKDLTKEAPRSPRVRVGGYAILARTYDKCQASLWGNLGEYHFDCPLDNMLFGFKGVKGDDFKAEVEKGATDEEMARWLDSHGDKKTPEEVKAWSDEVEATNPYNNPEKRDWFVEQLQPHRLNPLTTTLFDWLEVDDKASHPKAA, translated from the coding sequence ATGAACAACGATGAGAAGGGAAAAGATCTGACGAAGGAAGCGCCACGCAGTCCGCGAGTTCGCGTCGGCGGTTACGCAATTCTGGCGCGCACTTACGACAAGTGCCAGGCGTCACTATGGGGAAATCTCGGGGAATACCATTTCGATTGTCCGCTCGATAACATGCTTTTTGGGTTCAAGGGCGTGAAGGGCGACGACTTCAAGGCCGAGGTGGAGAAAGGCGCGACCGACGAAGAAATGGCGCGCTGGCTGGACAGTCACGGCGACAAGAAAACGCCGGAGGAAGTGAAAGCCTGGAGCGATGAAGTTGAGGCGACAAATCCGTATAACAATCCGGAGAAACGCGATTGGTTCGTCGAACAATTGCAACCGCACCGGCTCAATCCGCTGACGACGACGCTTTTCGATTGGCTCGAGGTGGACGACAAGGCGAGCCATCCGAAGGCGGCATAG
- a CDS encoding AarF/ABC1/UbiB kinase family protein — protein sequence MAISLKPQHLNRYRQIAWLFIKYGRSDLVKESGLEGTLAAEQRVTPKEAAKADELAADLEKLGPTFVKLGQLMSTRVELLPQAYLEALARLQDKVEPFPFDDVEKIVCSELGVRMSRAFSDFDVQPMAAASLGQVHRARLRDGRQVAVKVQRPGIRDAMFEDLDALDEIAEFLDNHTAAGKRYEFCQMLDQFRKSLVRELDYRQEANNLTAIGGHLTDFPRIIVPEPISDYSSSRVLTMEYIHGKKITDLSPLARMEFDGNALADELFRAYLQQILVDGIFHADPHPGNVFITDDYRIALIDLGMVGRIMPGLQEQLLQLLLAIAEGRGDDAADIAIKIGDRKEDFAEKDFKHRIAEIVAQQQGATVAQMQVGRLVLEVTQASAENGIRVPSELTMLGKTLLNLDQVGRAIEPTFDPNASIRRNAAQIMQQRMMKSLSPGNLFSGVLELKDLLQRLPARLNKIIDAIANNDLKVSVDAIDEKTLVVGFQKVANRITVGLIIAALIVGAAMLMRVETSFRIWGYPGLAILLFLAAAGAGVFLLINILFYDKSDDG from the coding sequence ATGGCGATCTCACTCAAACCACAGCACCTCAACCGTTACCGCCAGATCGCGTGGCTCTTCATTAAGTATGGCCGCTCCGACCTGGTGAAGGAAAGCGGCCTCGAGGGCACGCTCGCCGCGGAGCAACGCGTCACGCCCAAGGAAGCGGCCAAGGCCGACGAGCTGGCAGCGGATCTGGAAAAGCTCGGGCCGACTTTTGTGAAGCTCGGCCAGCTGATGTCCACCCGCGTGGAGCTCCTGCCCCAGGCCTATCTGGAGGCGCTCGCCCGGTTGCAGGACAAGGTCGAGCCGTTTCCGTTCGATGACGTCGAAAAGATCGTCTGCTCCGAGCTCGGCGTCAGAATGTCGAGAGCGTTCTCGGATTTCGATGTCCAGCCGATGGCGGCGGCTTCGCTCGGCCAGGTCCATCGGGCCCGGCTGCGGGACGGCCGGCAGGTCGCGGTGAAAGTCCAGCGCCCCGGGATCCGCGACGCGATGTTTGAGGACCTCGACGCGCTCGATGAAATCGCGGAATTCCTGGATAACCACACCGCCGCGGGGAAGCGCTACGAGTTTTGCCAGATGCTCGATCAGTTCCGGAAAAGTCTCGTGCGCGAGCTCGATTACCGCCAGGAAGCCAACAACCTCACTGCGATTGGCGGCCACCTGACAGATTTTCCCAGGATCATCGTGCCGGAGCCGATCTCCGATTACAGCAGCTCCCGCGTCCTGACGATGGAGTATATCCACGGCAAAAAAATCACCGACCTCAGTCCGCTGGCCCGGATGGAATTCGATGGAAACGCGCTGGCCGACGAACTTTTCCGCGCCTACCTCCAGCAGATCCTGGTCGACGGCATCTTTCACGCCGACCCGCATCCGGGAAACGTTTTCATCACGGACGACTACCGGATCGCGCTCATCGATCTGGGCATGGTCGGCCGCATTATGCCGGGATTGCAGGAACAGCTTCTCCAGCTTCTCCTCGCGATAGCCGAGGGTCGCGGCGATGACGCGGCCGATATCGCGATCAAAATCGGCGACCGGAAGGAAGATTTCGCCGAGAAAGACTTCAAGCATCGAATCGCGGAGATCGTGGCCCAACAACAGGGCGCGACGGTTGCCCAAATGCAGGTCGGCCGCCTCGTCCTGGAAGTGACGCAGGCTTCCGCGGAGAACGGCATCCGGGTTCCTTCGGAGCTGACGATGCTCGGCAAAACGCTGCTGAATCTCGATCAGGTAGGGCGCGCGATCGAGCCGACCTTCGATCCCAACGCCTCCATTCGCCGCAACGCCGCCCAGATCATGCAGCAGCGCATGATGAAAAGCTTGTCGCCCGGCAATCTGTTCAGCGGCGTCCTGGAATTGAAGGACCTCCTGCAACGGCTCCCCGCGCGGCTGAACAAGATCATCGACGCAATCGCGAACAATGATTTGAAAGTTTCGGTGGACGCCATTGACGAAAAGACGCTGGTGGTCGGTTTCCAAAAAGTCGCGAACCGCATCACGGTGGGATTGATCATCGCCGCGTTGATCGTCGGGGCCGCGATGCTGATGCGGGTCGAGACTTCTTTCCGCATCTGGGGTTATCCCGGGCTGGCGATCCTGCTTTTCCTGGCCGCTGCTGGAGCAGGTGTGTTTCTGCTGATCAACATTCTCTTTTACGATAAGAGCGACGATGGGTAA
- a CDS encoding VOC family protein, whose product MTIPIDPGARIGHVHLKVADIERSLAFYCGVLGFELRQRYGSQAAFISAGGYHHHIGLNTWESEAGSPPPPNCTGLYHLAILYPNRAALADALRRLTAANIALDGASDHGVSEALYLRDPDQNGVELYWDRPREQWPHGPNGEQAMFTVPLDLDDLLRA is encoded by the coding sequence ATGACAATTCCAATTGATCCGGGCGCGCGCATCGGCCACGTCCATTTGAAAGTCGCGGACATCGAGCGCTCCCTGGCCTTCTACTGCGGCGTGCTCGGCTTCGAATTACGTCAGCGTTATGGATCGCAGGCGGCTTTCATCTCGGCCGGCGGTTATCACCATCATATCGGCCTCAACACCTGGGAGAGCGAAGCTGGGTCGCCGCCTCCGCCGAATTGCACCGGCCTTTATCATCTCGCCATTCTCTACCCGAACCGCGCCGCTCTCGCCGACGCGTTACGCCGGTTAACCGCCGCGAACATCGCCCTCGATGGCGCGAGCGATCACGGCGTGAGCGAAGCGCTTTACCTGCGCGATCCCGACCAAAACGGCGTCGAACTTTATTGGGACCGGCCCAGGGAACAATGGCCCCATGGACCAAACGGCGAGCAAGCCATGTTCACCGTCCCGCTCGATCTCGACGATCTGCTGCGAGCGTAA